From the genome of Geoglobus ahangari, one region includes:
- a CDS encoding ABC transporter ATP-binding protein, whose protein sequence is MEEDMLRVVNLGVRVAGKKVLENINLYIKRGETLALFGPNGSGKSTLMNTLIGNPNYQVYDGRIIFKGVDITDKDADFRANLGMGIAFQTPPAISGVKLIDVLRKIAEKRGVPEEKIYEYAEFLNMTDFLGREINKGFSGGEVKRSELLQLLVMNPDFVMLDEPDSGVDIENVALVGEAISKLLERDRSKEERRKSGVIITHTGNILDYVDADYGVILYKGRLACIGNPYEILEDVRKYGYEGCVKKCLREFQNLNQRK, encoded by the coding sequence ATGGAGGAGGACATGCTGAGGGTTGTGAACCTTGGAGTGAGGGTCGCTGGCAAGAAGGTGCTGGAGAACATCAACCTGTACATCAAGAGGGGCGAAACCCTCGCCCTGTTCGGCCCGAACGGGAGCGGGAAGAGCACGCTGATGAACACACTCATCGGCAACCCGAACTATCAGGTTTACGACGGCAGGATAATCTTCAAGGGGGTTGACATAACCGACAAGGACGCGGACTTCAGGGCAAACCTCGGGATGGGGATAGCCTTTCAGACACCTCCGGCAATAAGCGGGGTGAAGCTGATAGACGTGCTCAGGAAAATCGCGGAGAAGCGTGGCGTTCCGGAGGAGAAGATCTACGAGTACGCGGAGTTCCTGAACATGACCGACTTTCTCGGCAGAGAGATAAACAAGGGCTTCTCGGGTGGAGAGGTGAAGAGGAGCGAGCTCTTGCAGCTGCTCGTCATGAACCCGGACTTCGTCATGCTCGACGAGCCGGACAGCGGAGTGGACATCGAAAACGTGGCTCTGGTGGGCGAGGCGATAAGCAAGCTTCTTGAGAGGGACAGGTCGAAGGAGGAGAGGAGGAAGTCGGGGGTCATAATCACCCACACAGGCAACATTCTGGATTACGTGGATGCAGACTACGGAGTTATCCTCTACAAGGGCAGGCTGGCCTGCATCGGGAATCCGTACGAGATTTTGGAGGATGTTAGGAAATATGGTTATGAGGGGTGTGTTAAGAAATGCCTGAGAGAATTCCAGAATTTGAATCAGAGGAAGTGA